A portion of the Pseudarthrobacter defluvii genome contains these proteins:
- a CDS encoding RNA-binding S4 domain-containing protein, with the protein MTILPSSPASVRIDAWLWAVRAYKTRSAATAACRAGHVRLNGSPSKASATLVTGDTVTVRMPGYERILEVRRLIAKRVGAEAASHCFTDHTPPRPVLPALGLPQRDRGAGRPTKKDRREMDRLRGPA; encoded by the coding sequence ATGACCATCCTCCCTTCCTCCCCCGCCAGTGTCCGCATCGATGCGTGGCTGTGGGCCGTCCGCGCGTACAAGACACGGTCTGCCGCCACCGCCGCCTGCCGCGCCGGACATGTGCGCCTGAACGGAAGCCCCTCGAAAGCTTCGGCAACGCTGGTCACGGGCGATACCGTCACCGTCCGCATGCCCGGGTACGAGCGCATCCTCGAGGTGCGGCGGCTCATCGCCAAGCGCGTGGGGGCCGAGGCCGCGTCGCACTGCTTTACCGACCACACTCCGCCGCGGCCAGTCCTTCCCGCGCTCGGACTGCCGCAGCGGGACAGGGGCGCCGGACGCCCCACCAAGAAGGACCGCCGCGAGATGGATCGGCTTCGCGGACCTGCGTGA
- a CDS encoding uracil-DNA glycosylase has protein sequence MTIDWDEKKALLQEPNIAKVTQLCDELMEKKPGSTVPYIDPVHDEDECRIISLQASPGKGTESGFVSHNNDDEAARRATQIYELAELDPRYVMPWNAYPWIRESGSPSALSVQEKTDGLRPFRQFLKINSRVSAIIAHGTDASTFLTLFEKTYHSSLKNNGIKIYKATALGGRAFAVSEAKQEELLAKNVETYRDAMQRAGIQHL, from the coding sequence GTGACGATTGACTGGGACGAAAAAAAGGCCCTGCTACAGGAACCGAATATCGCGAAGGTAACCCAGCTTTGCGATGAGCTGATGGAAAAGAAGCCCGGTTCCACCGTCCCCTACATCGACCCTGTGCACGACGAAGATGAGTGCAGGATCATCAGCCTCCAAGCCAGCCCCGGCAAGGGCACCGAGTCCGGGTTTGTCTCCCACAACAACGACGACGAAGCGGCCCGCCGCGCTACCCAGATCTACGAGCTCGCTGAGTTGGACCCCCGCTACGTCATGCCTTGGAACGCCTACCCCTGGATCCGCGAAAGCGGCAGCCCCTCGGCCCTGAGTGTCCAGGAAAAGACCGACGGGCTCCGCCCGTTCAGGCAGTTCCTTAAGATCAACTCCCGCGTTTCGGCCATCATCGCGCACGGTACGGATGCGTCCACGTTCCTGACCCTGTTCGAGAAGACCTACCACTCCTCGCTGAAGAACAACGGCATCAAAATCTACAAGGCCACTGCCCTTGGCGGCAGGGCCTTTGCTGTTTCTGAGGCCAAGCAGGAAGAGCTCCTGGCCAAGAACGTGGAGACCTACCGGGACGCGATGCAGCGGGCCGGCATCCAGCACCTCTAG
- a CDS encoding cytochrome c oxidase assembly protein codes for MPPLEILMSSWQLDWAATAFVVVAGVLYGWGTGSAARRGQDWPVWRAVAFYVLGLGSFVVLTCGFTGVYGAQQRWAFTIKISMLLFVVPLLIGLGKPLTLARAALPAKGIGTLNTVLASRPVRFVSNSFGAPLLGLVLFSTFLTPMFYTLRTDPVAGALLTLGVPLLGMLMALPIIEESDFQRSSAYLTLEFMFVFIELLIDAIPGILLSLNGQVLDHVMSVPNPQWWFRDAFQDQQFAGNLLWFICEVVDLPLIILMFVRFSRSDKREAGVFDELTDEQLSELHRQHLRGPH; via the coding sequence GTGCCACCCCTTGAGATCCTGATGTCCTCCTGGCAACTCGACTGGGCTGCAACTGCCTTCGTCGTTGTGGCCGGTGTCCTGTACGGGTGGGGAACGGGGTCAGCCGCCCGCCGAGGCCAGGACTGGCCCGTGTGGCGGGCGGTTGCATTCTACGTCCTGGGCCTGGGCTCATTCGTTGTCCTGACCTGTGGGTTCACGGGCGTCTACGGCGCGCAGCAGCGGTGGGCATTCACCATCAAGATTTCCATGCTGCTCTTTGTCGTTCCGCTGCTTATCGGGCTGGGAAAGCCGCTCACCCTTGCCCGGGCAGCGTTGCCGGCCAAGGGAATAGGCACGCTGAACACTGTCCTGGCGAGCCGACCTGTCCGGTTCGTCAGCAACTCCTTCGGTGCACCGCTGCTGGGCCTGGTGCTCTTTTCCACGTTCCTGACTCCCATGTTCTACACACTCCGGACAGATCCCGTGGCCGGCGCACTCCTCACCCTCGGTGTACCGCTGCTTGGCATGCTGATGGCGCTGCCCATCATCGAGGAATCGGACTTCCAGCGGTCCAGCGCGTACCTGACCCTGGAATTCATGTTCGTCTTCATTGAATTGCTAATCGACGCGATCCCCGGAATCCTGCTCAGTCTCAACGGCCAGGTACTCGACCACGTGATGTCAGTGCCCAACCCCCAGTGGTGGTTCAGGGATGCGTTCCAGGATCAGCAGTTTGCGGGAAACCTGCTCTGGTTCATCTGCGAAGTTGTGGACCTGCCACTGATCATCCTCATGTTCGTCCGGTTCTCACGCAGCGATAAGCGGGAAGCAGGAGTCTTCGATGAGCTGACGGACGAACAGCTGAGTGAACTGCACAGGCAGCACCTGCGCGGCCCGCACTAG
- a CDS encoding sulfite oxidase gives MNYSNQQSTRQEPAPVPSPATQPASGPLTREELQLAARNHSMPLEALRRDVTPPGLHYVLTHFDIPDLDGSSWHLRIGGAVERALELGMAALRRDPAITVPVTLECAGNGRSLLEPRPLSQPWVLEAVGTAHWTGVPLAYLLGKAGVLPDAVEVVFTGADAGVQGGVPQRYARSLPIREALRPDVVLAYQMNGTDLPPQHGYPLRLVVPGWYGMASVKWLESIEVVKTPFAGFQQEVAYRYQDSADEAGTPVSRIRVRSLMVPPGVPDFFSRRRFLRPGPVMLEGRAWSGEGAVTAVDVGIDGTWLPAHLDKPAGGYAWRRWTLPWVANPGEHVLSCRATDITGATQPLEQAWNFQGLGNNVVQRVPVTVE, from the coding sequence ATGAATTACAGCAACCAGCAGTCAACCCGGCAGGAGCCTGCGCCGGTCCCGTCACCGGCCACGCAGCCTGCCTCCGGTCCGCTCACCCGGGAGGAGCTGCAGCTCGCCGCCCGGAACCACTCCATGCCGCTGGAAGCGCTTCGCCGCGACGTCACCCCGCCCGGGCTCCACTACGTGCTGACGCACTTCGACATTCCGGACCTCGACGGTTCGTCCTGGCATCTGCGGATCGGCGGGGCTGTGGAACGTGCGCTGGAACTGGGCATGGCGGCGCTCCGCAGGGACCCTGCCATCACCGTGCCCGTCACCCTCGAGTGCGCCGGGAACGGCCGTTCGCTCCTTGAGCCGCGGCCCCTCAGCCAGCCGTGGGTCCTGGAGGCGGTGGGCACGGCACACTGGACCGGGGTTCCACTGGCCTACCTCCTTGGCAAGGCGGGCGTGCTTCCGGACGCGGTGGAGGTGGTCTTCACCGGGGCCGACGCCGGGGTACAGGGCGGCGTTCCCCAGCGCTACGCGCGCAGCCTGCCGATCCGCGAGGCGCTGCGTCCCGACGTCGTCCTTGCCTACCAAATGAACGGCACCGACTTGCCGCCGCAGCATGGCTACCCGCTACGGCTGGTGGTCCCGGGCTGGTACGGGATGGCCAGCGTCAAGTGGCTGGAGTCCATCGAGGTGGTCAAGACACCGTTCGCTGGCTTCCAGCAGGAGGTCGCCTACCGCTACCAGGACTCCGCGGACGAGGCCGGCACGCCGGTTTCGCGGATCAGGGTACGTTCGTTGATGGTCCCGCCGGGCGTCCCGGACTTCTTCTCCCGGCGTCGGTTCCTGCGCCCCGGCCCGGTCATGCTGGAAGGCAGGGCATGGTCCGGCGAAGGTGCCGTGACCGCCGTCGACGTGGGGATCGACGGCACCTGGTTGCCCGCCCACCTGGACAAGCCGGCGGGCGGCTACGCGTGGCGGCGGTGGACCCTGCCCTGGGTGGCGAACCCCGGCGAGCACGTCCTTTCCTGCCGCGCCACGGACATCACGGGTGCCACCCAGCCCCTGGAGCAGGCCTGGAATTTCCAGGGGCTGGGCAACAACGTGGTGCAGAGGGTGCCCGTGACGGTGGAGTGA
- a CDS encoding SDR family oxidoreductase: MATPSELPELAVAGSTGGLGGMVARQLAASGFAQRLLVRDAARAPQLDGAHAVVCSYGDGAASRQALEGAKVLFMVSAAEAEDRLQQHYAFVDAAAEAGVEHVVYTSFYGAAPDATFTLARDHYATEERIKASGMEYTLLRDNFYLDFLPLMTGDDGVIRGPAGDGVFSGVAREDIARCAHAVLRDPAIHKGMTYNLTGPEELTMAQAAEVLSTGTGREVRYQPETVEEAYASRASYGAPQWQLDAWVSTYTAMAAGEMAGLSPDVHGLTGQDPISLAEFLTRPVL, encoded by the coding sequence GTGGCCACCCCGTCGGAACTGCCGGAGCTTGCGGTAGCCGGCTCCACCGGAGGCCTGGGCGGAATGGTGGCGCGGCAGCTTGCCGCGTCCGGTTTCGCCCAGCGCCTGCTGGTGCGCGACGCCGCGCGGGCGCCGCAGCTGGACGGCGCGCATGCAGTGGTGTGTTCCTACGGGGACGGCGCGGCCTCCCGGCAGGCCCTTGAGGGAGCGAAAGTCCTGTTCATGGTGTCCGCCGCGGAGGCCGAGGACAGACTGCAGCAGCATTACGCGTTCGTGGATGCCGCTGCGGAGGCCGGAGTGGAGCACGTGGTGTACACGTCCTTCTACGGCGCGGCACCGGATGCCACCTTCACCCTGGCCCGGGACCACTACGCCACGGAGGAGCGGATCAAGGCGTCCGGGATGGAGTACACGCTCCTGCGCGACAACTTCTACCTGGACTTCCTGCCGTTGATGACCGGGGACGACGGCGTGATCCGGGGCCCTGCCGGTGACGGCGTCTTTTCGGGAGTGGCGCGGGAGGACATTGCCCGCTGCGCCCATGCAGTGCTGCGCGATCCGGCCATCCATAAGGGCATGACCTACAACCTCACCGGGCCGGAAGAGCTGACCATGGCGCAGGCCGCCGAGGTGCTGAGTACCGGGACCGGGCGGGAGGTGCGCTACCAGCCGGAGACGGTGGAGGAAGCCTACGCGTCCCGGGCCTCCTACGGTGCCCCGCAGTGGCAGCTCGATGCCTGGGTCAGCACCTACACGGCGATGGCTGCCGGCGAGATGGCAGGGCTTTCGCCGGACGTCCACGGGCTGACCGGTCAGGATCCCATCAGCCTGGCAGAGTTTTTGACCCGGCCGGTGCTGTAG